Genomic DNA from Nitrosarchaeum koreense MY1:
GATGTTGCACCAACTCCTGTAAATCTAAAAGTAAAACAAAAAATTCAGATAGTAAAGCCTGAACCTAAACAAAAAACGGATCCAATACTACAAAGAAAATCTGTCGAATCTGTTTTAGAATTAATCGGCAATCAAGGTAGGCAATTTGAGACTACTCCAAAAGTTTTTTCAGGATTAGGCGAAGAAGCACTTCGTGATATTATTCTATCTATGCTCAATGCTGTGTTTGATGGTAGTGCAACTGGCGAAACCTTTGTAAAAAATGGGAAGACAGACATACATCTACAAATGAATATTGATGGAGGAATTCTAACCGCAGAATGTAAATTTTGGGGAGGAGAAAAACTCTACGATGAAACGATAGACCAACATTTTGGTTATCTTAAATGGAGACAAAACTATGCAATACAGATTACTTTTTCTAAAAACCAAGGTTTCTCTGAAGTAATTGGAAAAGCGATAGAATCAGCTAAATCCCATCCCACATATGTTGATAATTCATTTCGTCAAATCAATAGGACTTATTTTGTAACCACTAATACGTTTCCAGAAGATTCTGGTAAACGTGTAGAAATTCACCATTTATTATTCAATCTTTATTGCTAATTATGAAAAATGGAGAAATGTAATGTATGATGAATAATACAGATACTATCAAATTAATTCAGGATTGTATTGAAAATTCTGAATCAAAGTTAGACTCTGCACAAATTTTAAGTGATAAAGGAAAATTTGGGGATGCTATTTCTTGGATTATTATTGCATATGAAGAAGCAGGGAAAGCCGATTTTTTAACTAACAAATTTACCAACAAAGAACCAATTTTAGAGACTGATTGGAATTCACTAACTAAAGGTGGTTCACATACAAAAAAACTAATCATGTATTATGAAAACAGAAAAAAAACTTTTGAATCAATGTCTGATCCTGATTTTTTAACTCTTCAAAATCATTATAAAAAAATACTTCCTGTGACTCATTCACGTTACCAAATTATGGAGGAATTGGAAAAGACAATCAATTTTTTCAAAAAATTGAATGTTTTAAAGAAAAAAATCACATATGTCGATAATCAGCCACAAAATAAACAATTTACAGAAAATGAGTTAACTGCAATTTTTTTACTACTTAATTTTGAAACCCGAAAATCTATTTCTTTGACAAAATTTGGATTGGAATCTATCTCTTTTATTCCAACTGGAAATGATTCTAAAGATCTGAAACGAATTGATAAATTTGATTCATTTAAAAAAATGTTGGAACTGAAAAAAGAATCTATTCTGCCTCAAAATGTTAAACAATTTGCCTTAGCTAAATCCCTCTTACAAAACTTGTAAGAAATACTGTAAACATAAATTGAAAATGCATAAATCCTTAAGTTAATACAATATTTAGAAATATATTGAAATTCTGTCCTGAATGTGGAAAGGATCTAAAAGGAAGTACCAAATTCTGTCCTGAATGTGGATATAACATACAATCCATTATTTCAAATGACATTCAATCTGGAACAGAAATTAAATCTAATTCAATAAATGGGGATGATGAATCTACATCAGAAATTTGGCAAGAATCAATACAAAAAACAACAAGAGAACTTGGGGATAATCTTGAGGAATCTGTTGAAAGAATATTCAAAGATAGAGGATATGAAACTTCTTTAAGGCAACGTCTAAGAGGCAAGAGCGGTCAATTAAACGAAATAGATGTCTTAGCTAAAAGAAATAAAATTACAGTTGCCATCGAATGTAAAAATTATGATGAAAGCAGAAAAATAGGCATTGCTGAAATTCGGAATTTTGTAGCCAAACTTGAAGATCTTGATATTAATCGAGGATTTTTTATCACATCGTCAGACTTTTCATCAGATGCAGTGGGATGGGCACAAAACAATCCAAATGAAAAACAACTTGAATTATGGGATGGCTCAACTTTCATGGAACAATTCAAAGCAACTGTTTTGGGTCGTACAAATAGTAAAATTGTAAGAATAGAAAATGGTATAGAACCAAAAGGAAACATAGATGATTTCACAAATCTTACACTTCATAATGCTGATAGAGTGACACTTCGTAGATGTGATCTAATCTTTCATCCATTTCATATAGTCACCTTTAATCTAAATGAAGAATTTAAAACTCCAGACAAACAAATCCACACATCCCATAACTCTGGCAGTTATTTTGTAGATGGTTTATCGGGGGAAATAATTTATCATCAGGATGATCATGGTTATGTTTTTGAAACATCCGATGATGAAGAAAAACAATTTGTAAAAGAAATTGAAAACTATAATCCTGTAGGAAAATTAGAATTAACCCAAAAAACAGGCTCACAAATCATTAAAGTTGAACCAAGCATTGCCTCAAATGATGCACAGTTCAGAGTAAGAATTCATGCTAGTAAAGACAATCAATCTAGAGTTCCATACGAGGTTAGAGTTTCAAAAGATACATACGAATCAAGGGACTTTTTACATAAACCTGATCCCAATAAAATTACCACAAAATCAAGACTTGTTTTAGTACCTAAAGTGGATATTGAATTTGAATCAAAAGAATATTCCTATTCTCGTATAGTATTTCCCGCATCAGAAATTTGGGTCAAAGATGAGATAGCAAAATGTAAGCACCTTATCGGTTCAAAACATACTTTTGCAGTATGTGAAATTTGTGGAATAGCCAAATGTGAAAAAGACATTATGGTTGATGATAATGATACCTGTTTTTGCAAAAAACATGCACCTCAAGATCTTAAAGATAAAAATAAACGAAGTATAATCCCAGATAAATTGAAAAAATTTAGTTTTAGAAAATAAAGATGCGAAAAAATTTATGGAACTTTTGTGATCTTAAAATTAATTACAAATTAGAATTACAGTTCATAGTGTTATCTAGATTTTTTTATAACTAAACATTTTGCTAACTGTTGCATACAAAATTATGATAAAATACGTTCCAAATTGTTTCTATAATATGTATTTTCTTCTTCAAAATCGTCTATTTCTTTAATCCAGTTACCATACCATGGCATGATGTCTTTATCTGTTTTAAGAAAATCAGCCCATTTCTTTAGATCTTCTTTTTTTTGATATATTTGAGATAATAAAATAGAATAAAATCTAAAAGAAAGACTATCTGATTTAGTTTGTTCATATTCTATCAGTCTCTGCTTTATCATCTCCTCAGGATGAAATTTCTCTATAGACCCGAACCCCAACATTCCATTTAATTTGTTTAGCTCAGTAATTACTAATTGAATTTCTTTGTCTATCTTATGAAGGAGATCACCCGATGTATTGTCCATTAATGAGCATATTGTATTGAGATTCATTAATTGTTGATCTTTGTCTCCTCCTTTCATGTGCCTACTTCCTCTAAGGGATGCTCCTTTTTCATATCGAACTTCAAAATGAACTTCAGAGCCAACTTCATATTCATGTCTAATTTTACTACTGGAAACCTCTTCTAAATTTCTATGACTATCTAGAATTTCTTGTATGCCAGAATCTGTTTGAAATGGTAATTGTCTTTGATTTGTATCTATTGCATCAATTAGTGTATTGAATAATTCTCTATTGGGAAAAAATCTTGTCAACCATACCCATTTTCTAAAAATCAGGGGAAGTATCTCTTTTCTATTTTCTATGAGGATTTTTATTTTTTGCATTTGAGTATCATGCTTTAATTGATTAAAAATAACAAATATCAAATATTGAATTCCTAATATTGTAATGTCATATTTTCCATTATCCAGTTTTTTTATGAGGAAATATGGGTACAATAATTTTTGGGGAATATTAGTGATATGTCTAGATAGTTTTACAGATAACTCTTCTACAGATAACGAACCATACAGTGCAATGGTTTCAACAATTAATTTTTCAGATGGTAGAAATTTTGTCTTTGTTATTAATTGAACGTCTGGAATTTTTTGATACATGTGGGATAGTGCATGTTTTCGTTTAACTCCTAAAACATTATTTTCATATTTATTAATAATCTCTTCAATCGTAAAATCTTTTAAAATACAGCGTCTTTCATCAACATATTGCTTTTTAGAATTTACCTGCTCATCCGAGTAGTAATTCCCCTCGGAATCGAATATTCTAAATAGCATTTTCCAAAAATCGTTTAACGGTATTTTTATCTCATCCACTACTACTGATATCCCTTTTTCTGTCAGTCTGTAGAATTTTTGCGGTTGACCACGTTTGTAATTTGGCTCATCTCCCTTAGTTCTCTTGATTAATTTTTTGTTCTCTAGTTGGTTTACTGCATTATCAATCACTGGATGGTGCTTTTCTAACGTGATCTCTAGTGATTTTTTAGATTGTTTTCCTTCCGTGGCTATTTTATGTAATATTTGAATCTGGACTTTATCTCTTTGTTTATATAATAAAGTACTATATTGTTCCATTATACTACTAGATCTATACTATATTATCTAGCTTCCTATAAAATTCCTTCATGATTGTGAATTTCAAACCAACACAAATTGGAAAAATGACCCAAACATCATCAGACCACAAGAAAGCTGATGTAAAAACAAACATTGCCCTTAGGAAAGGCACCGAAAAAAATAACGTATTAAGAAACGAAATTAGAATGAAAAAGGAAATAGACGCTACTTGCAATAGCCCTATTTCACGCCTTAAACTGCTGTTCTTGGCTATTCCTCTAATGATCTATCTTCTATTTATTCATTAATCATGAATATAGAAATAATCAAGCAAAGATTAGCCACACTTATTGACTCTAAATCACAAAATGAGAAAAAAATCAATGAACTTAGCGAACAGGCTGAAATTCTAAAAAAACGACTTCAAATTGACAACTCAAAGTAATGTGGTGTTTTAACTGTAAAATAGATCAGAAATTAGATCAACTGATCCTTTGCAAAGAACTTGGACACGATATTGATTCAGAGGGACTTTTCACAATAACTAACTATGATGTAAATAAAATGAAAGAAACCACTGAAGAATCAAAACCAAAAAATCCTGTCACAATATTAGCAAAGTTTGCAACACCATTAATGACAAAAATCATAGTATCGCAATCTGACAATACCCGAGTCTTTGTGGTTGTAAAAATGAATAATCATTTTGAAACTATTGAATTGGACAAGAAAAATCCCAAGGCATATGACTGGTTAAGGGTTACAGCATTTGATACGCTAAAGCAAATGTATTCAGAAGAAACATGTGGCAATGCAATAGGATTTCTTAGAGCAAAAGCTTTGATGAAAGAAGAATCAAAAAGAGATGAAATTCACCTTCGTGTTGCATATGTGAATGGTGAAATATACTATGATTTGGGACGTCCCGATTGGAAAATCATCAAGATTACCCGTGATGAGATAACATTGATAGATTATTCAAAAGATACTCCGATGTTCATACGTACACCAAAGATTGCTCAGCAAGTTGAACCAAACTTTAGACCTGAAGGAAATCCGTTAGATGAATATGTCAAGATATGTCGGATGTCCAATCCTGAACTGTATAAAGTTCATCTGATATCGATGTTCCTTGCTGGCATGCCAATGCCTGCTATGGGCATGCGTGGTCATGCAGGGGCTTCAAAGAGCACTACATCGTCTCTGACTAAGAGAATAATTGATCCATCAGGAATAAAGAACGAAGACAATTTGAAATCCTTTCCACATGGAGAGGATAACTTTGTCACTTCTTTGTATAGTTCTTATTTTTCTGGATTTGAAAACATCTCTTACATAGACGTAGAAACCAGTAACATGATTTGTCGTGCAATTACTGGTGGTTCATTTGAGAAAAGAGCACAATACACGAATGGTGATGTATATGCAATTAGTCTCATGAGGAAGATTCTCATTAATGGTGTTGACTTTACAATTAGTCAATCAGACTTGGCAGACAGAACTATCATCTATGAACTTGAAAGAATATTGGAAGATCATAGAAAAACTGACAAGTTTATTGAAGACGCATTCCAAAGACTCTTGCCTGATTTACTTGGACAAATTTTTCTAACACTACAAAAAGTATTGGGAACAATAAATGAAGTGGAAAAACAAAACAGAATACTTCCAAGAATGGCAAGTTTTGGAATATACGGTGAGGCAATCTATCAAGCGCTAGGACACAAACAAGGCAAATTCTTGGAACTCTATAACGATAGCATAAAGAAAAACTTGGAGAATCTATACGATAGTAATCCGATCATTCCATGTTTAGAATATGTTTTAGGAGATGAAAACGAACGAACAATACAAGCAGAAAATCTCTATAAACAGATTACAGGGTTTGCAACAAGTGAAGGATATACTACAAGTAAATTACCTAAAGCTCCCAATGGACTCCATAATTGGTTTATGAGATCAAAGACACTGCTTGATGACAATAACATCAAGGTAACAAAGGAAATCAACAAACAAAGCAAAGCAGTATCTGGGTTCACACCAAACGCAACAATCTACAACATCAAACGCATTGTCTCTACACAAACAGCACTCGATAATGAGTTGGGTTTGTAAAGGCATTTGTGATATGGGTTGTTACAAAGAATCCCAATACAGAAAAGGCTATGCAAGTGGTCAGAGATTCTGTAGTACCTGCGAGAGGTATTTTGTAACTGATTCATTCAGGTGCATATGTTGCAATCAAGTTCTAAGGCAAAGTAAACGACATCATAAGACATGGAATACATGTATTGTTTCTTAATACATCCCTCCTTTTTTTTATTTTTCTACCCAATAGAATCAAATTTAAGGAAATAATAGATTCCTCAATTCATTTTAGCCACAATTTAACATATTGAGGATATTGAATGTACTTTCTTTTCTAAATGTCCAAAATGACACTAACTTAACTATAAAATTTGGTCAACTAAATATCTGTCAAGCTTAAATTGGGCGACTTTGGGGATTCACTGGGATCGTGGTCTAGCTTGGTATGATTCTGCGTTTGGGACGCAGAGGTCGTGTGTTCAAATCACGCCGATCCCATCATTAATCATTATCTTATTATCAATTAACATTCTAAATTTATCGCCGAGCAATGAGGAAGAGTTAGAGTAATGAATTGATATGAAGTAAAATTAATCGCTCTGAGCTCCGGCATGTTTTTATCAATTATGATTTGTTTTAATTTTATTGAATTTTGAAAAACGTGACATAATTCTGATAGTGGGACTTGTATTTTTCATGCTTGGCTTATCTCCATTTGTAGGAATAGCGGTTGCTATGATAATTGTCATTGTCATGTATTTTGGAATCAAATTCTATGTGGCTAACAGGAAAAAAGCATTAGAGAAAGATGCAGGTGAGGGTATTTGTGCTGAGTGTGGTTCATCAATATTTGATAAAAAATGCCCTAATTGTGACTCTGTAGGAGAATAACTTCTACGTATTACTTAAAACGATAAAAATCCCATATTTTGTAATGATTTTAAGATATATGACTTTCACAACAAGCTCAACTTTTGCTCAATTCAATTCTAAAATGAGGCTATTAAGCACCCTATGTTGGACAACATGAAAAATATTCTAGTTTTATTTTCCATTTTGCTACTCGGTAGTTTGGTTGGTACAGCAAGTGCTCAATCTACTAATCATGTCGTAATAAATGAAATTGATATTAATCCGCCCGGAGATGATTCTAAATCCGTTTTAGAATGGATTGAACTTTATAATCCGACAAGTTCTAAAATAGATATCAGTGGTTGGCAAATTGCTTCGACTACTGCATTGAAAAAAACAATGACAATTTCATCTGGTACTTTTATTGAACCAAGCAAGTATCTGACATTTTCATATCAAAGTTTGTGGTTTGCTGATTCTAATGAATTAGTAGAACTAAGAGACAAGAATGGAGTTGTTATAGATAAAACTCCATTATTGTCTGATCCTAAAAATGATTTAACTTCTTGGCAACGAATCTATGATGGATATGACTTGGATAATTCTAGCGATTGGAAGTTTACAATTCCTACAGCTGGCTCATCCAATGGAAAGGTAACTACTACTGAAACAAAAACAGACGTCACAGTAACTGTATCTACTAATAAGGAATCGTATCTGTTTGGTGAAACTGCATCCATTACCGGCAAAATCTCAAAACAAGTATTCATCACTGCCCCATATTTCCATGCTGATGAAATATCTGTAAAGATTACTGGACCCAAATATGATAAAACAATTTCACTTTATCCTGATCTTAATTTGAATTATAAGACTTCGTTGAATCTTCAACAAGTTCTTGGTATAAGCAAAGGAGTTTACTTGGTTTCAGTTACATATGGTGGAGCAACTTCGCAAACAAGCTTTACGGTAGGGGATGAAATTGTTCCAGATATTATTGTAAAAAACAACACTCTTAGTATTGCTACTGATAAATCACAATATCTCCCTGGAGATACTCTGTCTTTAACAGGAATTACTACCGAGGCAATTCCATTTGAAGGCTTGAAATTTAACATCAAGGATCCTAGTGGCAAAATAATTTCATCAGGAAGCTTGTATCCTACCAATGGGAAATTTTCAACAAATGTGTATATCACTCCTGTGAATCCAGCATTTGGTACCTATCAGATCACTGCCGAATATTATGATAAATCATCCATTGCATTTTTTGAAGTAGTAAAAGACATCAAAGAGGCAAAAGCAATTTCGATATGGACCGACAAAGATGCATATGCTTTAGGAGAAACTGTTACAATTACTGGTCGACTAAACACCGTGTGGGTTCAATTTATGAATCTGGAAATATTACAAACCAAAAATGCAGCACTTGCTACCACTGCTCTTGGTGGTGGTAATTCTGGGTTTAAAATATTAGATACTTTGAAAGTATCTGGTGATGGAACTTTCTCATATTCTTTTAAAATTCCAGATAGTGATGTTCGATTAGGAGATTACAAAATCTCTATATCTCAAAGTCTTGGCTCTGCATCAAAGACAATTCACGCTGTAGCAAATCCTGATGACTTTATTGTAAGTAGTAATCCTATCTCAATTTCCACAGACAAACTGATCTATAATTTAGGTGAAACCATGACAATTACTGGTTATATTAAAAATCCTGTTACCAGTTCGACTTATCAAACCGCCTCAGTAGCAATTTCAATATCTCATGAGGATGGACGTCCTTTGGAAATTGTTGCACAAATGCCGCATACTAAAACTAGATTGAATAATGGATTGGTCGTTGCATATGAATTAACTGCCACTCCAGATCCTTCTGGAAGATTTTCAGTTCAAACGAAAATTTTACAAAATGCATTTGCTGATGGAAATTATAAAATAAAAGCTGAATATCGTGGACTGACAACTTCTACTTCTGTTGGAATAGTTGATCCTTTGAAATTAGAAAATGGCGCATTAATTTCTCTAAATAAACAAGTTTACGGTCTAGGTGAAACTGTTGTTTTGACTGGAATTCTTCCTCCTACAGGCGATAATTCTGTAAAAATTTCTCTTACAAAACCTGATGGGAGTATAGTTAATTCTGGTGCTACTGTAGATAACCAACAATTTTCTTGGTCTTGGGTCACTCCAATATCTGAAAAACCTCTTACCATAAAGACAGATGATCGTTCTGTCACCACATCTAATTATGGAATTTATAAAATTAGAGCATCCATAGCATCTGCTGGCACTGATGTTTTTTTCAAAGTTTCTTCTGATCCTGCCAATGATTCTTTAACTTTGGTTCCTCTGTATGTTACAACTGAAAAATCTCTTTACAAAGCAGGAGAGAAATTAAAAGTAATTGGAAATATAATTAAACGAGATCAAGGTTCTGAAGGGTTAGTAGTTCCAGACAGAGTAACAATACGTGTACTTGATAACAAGACTCCTTTCAAACAAATCAGTGAGGCATCTGTTTATCCTGATCAAGGAGGAAACTTTCAAAGCTCATTTGAATTACCTGTAACCGTTTTCAGTGAAGGTGAGTATAAAATTAAAGCATTGTATTCTGGACAGCAATCTGAATCTATTTTTACAATTGCAAATGACTTTTCTTTCGGCTCAACTGATAAATTATCGCTTTTATTAGCTACTGACAAGTCTGATTATTATCCTGGAGATACTGTGACTATCTCTGGTAAACCAAACAAGCTAATTTATCTTGAAAAATTTGATGTTAGTGTGATTCAGAAAAAAGAGGGTGAGATAACATGTGGTACATTTTATTGTGGCAAACATGTGGGTCCAGTAACTACAATTCGACCAAGTTCATCTGGATCATTTTCACACCAAATTACAATTTCTGACACTCCATCAAGTATTGGTTCATATGAAATTACAGTAGATGCTGGCTTTGAGACAAAATCTTTAATGTTTAATGTGATAGAGAAACCAGTCATTGTTGAACCTGTGAAAGTTCCATCAACTTTAATTGATAAGGTAAACCGAATCTCCGAGGATAAAATATCTATAATTACAAATGAAAAAACCATTGATGATGCCCAGGCATTTCCACGTGTGTTATCTGGCTCATTACTTTCTTCAAAAACTGATCAATCTGATGTGAATCTGAGAATTACTTCTGAGTCTGGAATTTGCATTATAGGTCAAGAAGTAGATTGTCTTGTACAGGATTCTACTAGAAAACCTGGACAAATCTATGATGTAGTGTCTGTAGATGGAGTTGAATTAAACGTCAGATATAGTGGTCCCGATGTATATCTTGAGAAATTTGATATTCTTCCTGTATCTTCAGATGTATTTTTACCAAACGCAAATTGGAATGTAGATGTAGTTAAAGAAGATCAAACATCGAGATTTTACTATAAGATTAACTACAAAATGGTAGAGTAAGTTCAAAATACTATTCATTTCATATTTGAACATAGATGAATCTCCAAGTTTTGATGTTTTATCAGGATGATCCAAAAAAATGTACAGCTGCAAAAATGGTCAAGTTTGGAATTGCAAAAAGCATCAAAAAAATTGGAAATAAAGGACTGGTTTTGGATCCTTTTTCTGAAAAAACTCTTTTACCTAAAGACAAATCTTTGATAAATTCAATAGTTGGAATTGACTGTTCATGGACTCTAGCTGACCAAGCATTTTCAAAAAAATTTAATGGAATTACAAGAAAACTTCCACCGTTACTAGCTGGTAATCCTGTTAATTACGCAAAGCTCAACAAGCTTACTACTGCAGAAGCGTTATCTGCATCATTGTTTATTTTAGGTTTTAAAGATAATGCCCTTGCAATACTTGATAAATTCAAATGGGGACACACATTTTAT
This window encodes:
- a CDS encoding AbiV family abortive infection protein — encoded protein: MMNNTDTIKLIQDCIENSESKLDSAQILSDKGKFGDAISWIIIAYEEAGKADFLTNKFTNKEPILETDWNSLTKGGSHTKKLIMYYENRKKTFESMSDPDFLTLQNHYKKILPVTHSRYQIMEELEKTINFFKKLNVLKKKITYVDNQPQNKQFTENELTAIFLLLNFETRKSISLTKFGLESISFIPTGNDSKDLKRIDKFDSFKKMLELKKESILPQNVKQFALAKSLLQNL
- a CDS encoding restriction endonuclease, giving the protein MKFCPECGKDLKGSTKFCPECGYNIQSIISNDIQSGTEIKSNSINGDDESTSEIWQESIQKTTRELGDNLEESVERIFKDRGYETSLRQRLRGKSGQLNEIDVLAKRNKITVAIECKNYDESRKIGIAEIRNFVAKLEDLDINRGFFITSSDFSSDAVGWAQNNPNEKQLELWDGSTFMEQFKATVLGRTNSKIVRIENGIEPKGNIDDFTNLTLHNADRVTLRRCDLIFHPFHIVTFNLNEEFKTPDKQIHTSHNSGSYFVDGLSGEIIYHQDDHGYVFETSDDEEKQFVKEIENYNPVGKLELTQKTGSQIIKVEPSIASNDAQFRVRIHASKDNQSRVPYEVRVSKDTYESRDFLHKPDPNKITTKSRLVLVPKVDIEFESKEYSYSRIVFPASEIWVKDEIAKCKHLIGSKHTFAVCEICGIAKCEKDIMVDDNDTCFCKKHAPQDLKDKNKRSIIPDKLKKFSFRK
- a CDS encoding lamin tail domain-containing protein codes for the protein MKNILVLFSILLLGSLVGTASAQSTNHVVINEIDINPPGDDSKSVLEWIELYNPTSSKIDISGWQIASTTALKKTMTISSGTFIEPSKYLTFSYQSLWFADSNELVELRDKNGVVIDKTPLLSDPKNDLTSWQRIYDGYDLDNSSDWKFTIPTAGSSNGKVTTTETKTDVTVTVSTNKESYLFGETASITGKISKQVFITAPYFHADEISVKITGPKYDKTISLYPDLNLNYKTSLNLQQVLGISKGVYLVSVTYGGATSQTSFTVGDEIVPDIIVKNNTLSIATDKSQYLPGDTLSLTGITTEAIPFEGLKFNIKDPSGKIISSGSLYPTNGKFSTNVYITPVNPAFGTYQITAEYYDKSSIAFFEVVKDIKEAKAISIWTDKDAYALGETVTITGRLNTVWVQFMNLEILQTKNAALATTALGGGNSGFKILDTLKVSGDGTFSYSFKIPDSDVRLGDYKISISQSLGSASKTIHAVANPDDFIVSSNPISISTDKLIYNLGETMTITGYIKNPVTSSTYQTASVAISISHEDGRPLEIVAQMPHTKTRLNNGLVVAYELTATPDPSGRFSVQTKILQNAFADGNYKIKAEYRGLTTSTSVGIVDPLKLENGALISLNKQVYGLGETVVLTGILPPTGDNSVKISLTKPDGSIVNSGATVDNQQFSWSWVTPISEKPLTIKTDDRSVTTSNYGIYKIRASIASAGTDVFFKVSSDPANDSLTLVPLYVTTEKSLYKAGEKLKVIGNIIKRDQGSEGLVVPDRVTIRVLDNKTPFKQISEASVYPDQGGNFQSSFELPVTVFSEGEYKIKALYSGQQSESIFTIANDFSFGSTDKLSLLLATDKSDYYPGDTVTISGKPNKLIYLEKFDVSVIQKKEGEITCGTFYCGKHVGPVTTIRPSSSGSFSHQITISDTPSSIGSYEITVDAGFETKSLMFNVIEKPVIVEPVKVPSTLIDKVNRISEDKISIITNEKTIDDAQAFPRVLSGSLLSSKTDQSDVNLRITSESGICIIGQEVDCLVQDSTRKPGQIYDVVSVDGVELNVRYSGPDVYLEKFDILPVSSDVFLPNANWNVDVVKEDQTSRFYYKINYKMVE
- a CDS encoding DUF367 family protein, translated to MNLQVLMFYQDDPKKCTAAKMVKFGIAKSIKKIGNKGLVLDPFSEKTLLPKDKSLINSIVGIDCSWTLADQAFSKKFNGITRKLPPLLAGNPVNYAKLNKLTTAEALSASLFILGFKDNALAILDKFKWGHTFYDLNQNLLNEYSKLESEDQIDIILKEYGLSE